The genomic region GGAATGGGTCTgtagttttacttacagtttttatgctgtgatcttgggcattcctcccaattcaggttggtggatgatgactggacagtcatgtttgtctccctgcagttattacaggttatttactagttttttggtcatttatgaattgttccagggaggactaacagtcttccactcctttctatgcagccatcttagctcctccctctctcctttactCTTAATAATATTTTTGTGGGAAAGTCATTTTCATTCagcactttgaagatattatgctTTTGTCTGGGGCTTACATTGTTGACATTGAGAAATAATTTGTATAACTGGTGCCTCTGTGAAGTTCTTCTCTTTTTGCTCTGATTGTGCTAagattttctccatttccttttttttttttgtcttgtgtttcattttggtttttggttggctacatttttattttgctgtgtCTGTGTGTagattccttatttatttatttatttatttatttatttatttatttatttatttaaaactttaagaaaaatgttGCTTGGGGTTCATGGGGATTCCTTAATCTATGGTTTAGTATATTTCAGCAGTTATggctgtatatttttaaatcctgttctcttctttctccttctgggatgacATTTAAATCTCTATTGGACTTTCAAGCTGTACCTTCTGTATTTCATGTcttcttttgtgtattttctatctttttggtTCTCTGTGCTTCATTCTGCATAGTGATATGTGAGTCAATATGATACTGCTTTTAGTTTATAAATCATCTCTTTAGCTGCATAAAATCACTTAAACCATTCATTaagatttaaattttgataatttatttttcagtttcagaagttttctttaattctttttcaaaacttcCATGTCATCTTTCATACCCTCTACTTTTCTGCTGAAATTTGTGATCTTGGTGTGAATTTACTGAAGAAAGTAGAATAGTTGCTTTATATTTTGTGGCTGATAATTCTAATATCAAGATTTCATGAATTATCTATTGTCTGTTGATTCTGCTTGCTTTCCTTCATTGTTTCTTGCTTACTTGTTTACCTGGGTACACTTGACTGTGTACTAGGCATtgaatgtcaaagaaaaaaatatttgcagggGTAATTTAAAGTCTACAATGAAACTTTACTCCTCTAAAGAGGATTTTTACTCATACCTGTCAAGCACACAGGAGTGTTAACCATCTACCTCACTTTAACTTAGTTCCAGGCCTGAGATTACCCCGATCATCCAGATGATGTCTAAGCAAGGCTCTAAATGCATGTGAGATCTGTTTTATATAAAGTTCATCCTGATCCTGAGAACATTTCTCTTTATGGCCCTACTTAAAATGCGGAGAAGTTTATGAGTGTTCTCATATTAGAAGGGCCCTGGAATTTGACTTCATCTCTAGCCCTGAGAGGCTTCCAAAAGCTAATTGTAGTTGaacagttttcttttgattagtatttgGCTTTAGGACAGAGAGTGTTGgcattgtttttgtgtgtgggatgtgtgtgtgtgtgtgtgtgtgtcttttctttatttgggaCTTAGACATTTTTCAGTATCTTATTAATTATTTGATGCTTTACAAAAGATTATAAGTTATCCAGATTTTTAATTATTGGTCAGAATTAACTGGCTCACCATTAGAGAAGCCTAGATTGCATAAGAGGAAGGACTCATTATGCAACCCAGTAAAAAGAATTGATGCTTTAAAAGATTAGGcagtttgtccaaggtcacagctCCAGATTGTTGCAATTCCAGAAATCCATACCTCCTGATTTCTCATCCAGTATTCTATGTCCTGCATCATGAGGCTTTCTCAGAGCAAAAAGAGATGACAATGTAAAATTCAATTCTGAGAAGTAGCACGTATCTGTTCTACAAATGTTTAGAACAAATCACAGAATTTATAGCTTTCCATTGGCTAGAAAGTTAATCTAAAGTTAGAAATAGGCAAAACTTAAATTAAAAAGAGTATAACAATGAATAATGAAATCAGCAAAAACAAATATCAGCAATGTTTGCCTTATTGTGCAATGCAGAATGTATGATTCGAGTCCGTTAGTAAATTGCAGGCACTAATTTTCAAAGTCTATAAGGAATTTTTTTCCTATGGAAACTTGTTTCTAAACTATCGATGCCTGATTTATTTCTTTGGTCCGAAGCATCAAAAACAATTTAACCCATAATCTTGCAGCCTACTTATAATCATGTAGCATTTTTAACTGATAGCTTATAGGTGCCTGATCTTAGCTAAATATCATAGAAATAGAGTGAATGTTATCTGAAAATTATAATTCCTTCTGCATGTAAAAGATCTCTCTgaatctgttaatatttttttatggGAAATTTGATTATTCTCATAGCAAAAGTCTTCATTCCAGTTTTAGTGTACTCCACTGATAAATACTAAAATCATATGAATATTTAGTTGTAGTGTTTGCTGTTTATTGATTTCATAAATACACTCCCTAATATAACTAAACAACATGGTACTTGACTAACCACAAGGATCATGTTTAAACCAATGatctagaaataaaattttatcattttattaaaaaagaaaagaaacttagcaggaaataggaaaagaagtaCTAGGAATATAAATGTTTTCTAATATTGGTAAGTTAAGATAACAACATTTGTATTGATATTTTagcatttgaaataaatataattaattgtagaatttttaaaaatagaaagaaatctgAGGAGCATACCTGTTGAGTCACTGCTGTGGCtaaattcccaccagcactgtCTCCAGAAACATCAATTCTTTCAGGATCTACACCATATTTTTCAAGaacattgtgccggtttgagtgtattgtgtcccccaaatgccattatctttgtagtcttgtgtggggcagaagttttggtgctggttggatttgcttggagtgtgccccacccagctgtgggcaataattttgatgagatgttcccatggaggtgtggccccacccattcggggtgggccttgatcggtggagctatataaatgagctgactcaaagaggaaagagagtgcagctgggagtgatgttttgaagagaagcaagcttgctggagaggaacgtcctgggagaaagccgttttgaggccggagctttggagcagatgccagctgccttcctagctaacagaggttttccggaggccattggccatcctctggtgagggtacccgattgctgatgtgttgccttggacgctttgtggccttaagactgtaactgtgtagcgaaataaatccccgttttataaaagccaatccatctctggtgttttgcattctgcagcattagcaaactagaacagattttggtaccagagaagtggggtgcttttgctgctgtgtttgcaaataccaaacatgttggaacggcttttcaaatggataaggggaagactctggaaatattgtgaggagcttgatagaaaaggccaaaactgctttaaagagactgtttgtggaaatatggactctaaagatacttctgatgaggacttgagcagaaatgatgaatgtgttgttgcaaactggaagaaaggtgatccttgttttaaagtggcacaaaatttggcaaaattgagtcctggtctcagatggaaggaagaatctggaagcaacaacctggaatacttagctgaggagatctccagactacatgtggaggacatatcctggcttctccttgcagcttatagtaaaatgcgagcagagagagataaacttagaactgaactcttgggttcaaagaaaccagaagtcaatggcttggaaaattacaggcttccagggggtggaatcccagaagctacagcccaacgtgaggatgtaaccaaacatggaatccagctgccatttcagtacaagccaagattagagatggaattatccagaaaggatttgtggaaactcctgttgtctgatggctttgacccctgcatgcttcatgcaaagccaacagaatttttgcgagatctttatagacggagccattgccgttctggactggaggagacagacaaggaacaaactgaaggaaaaatttcttcaaagacagagccatggaggttgaggtctggagtcaagaggtctcgggctgggagagcggagcagcccacatgcatggaaagggtgagtttgccctggaggtcgagggcgggccttccgcctcgatgctctggaagagttttgccacctcaggtcccaaagaggttggagcacattcccagggaattggggagagcctggctgccaccacactgttctgaaggggttgagcgtgtgccccggagatggaagggaatccgggagctgccccgatgtttgaggagggtggggccgagaaggtggtcttcccaatgtgtgggtatTTTGGAgtactcacctaagcgtttggagaggaaagggctgccgaaaaggcccttaggaagggttaggctcccactctctcaagccccaaggatgcaacgttgttctgttaatgactctcagaccttgaaatctaatggagtttgtcctgcaggttttaggaactgttttgctcctgttaaccctgttttccttactgtttctccttatggcaatggaaatgtttatcctatgaatgtctctcctttatatattggaagcacataacttgttctaggttcacagatccacagctaaaggaaaattatgccttaggactgaccacgtctaaattgattttgatgggattttgtacttaacttttgttactgaaatgatttaagtttttgtgatgttgtgatgaaatgaatgtatattgtatttggaaagataatgtcattttgggttccagggggtggaatgtgccggtttgagtgtattgtgtcccccaaatgccattatctttgtagtcttgtgtggggcagaagttttggtgctggttggatttgcttggagtgtgccccacccagctgtgggcaataattttgatgagatgttcccatggaggtgtggccccacccattcggggtgggccttgatcggtggagctatataaatgagctgactcaaagaggaaagagagtgcagctgggagtgatgttttgaagagaagcaagcttgctggagaggaacgtcctgggagaaagccgttttgaggccggagctttggagcagatgccagctgccttcctagctaacagaggttttccggaggccattggccatcctctggtgagggtacccgattgctgatgtgttgccttggacgctttgtggccttaagactgtaactgtgtagcgaaataaatccccgttttataaaagccaatccatctctggtgttttgcattctgcagcattagcaaactaggacaaacaTCTTGGCACAAGAACCACCTTAGTGCATTATACACATCTTTAAATTGAATAGGAAAATGGTACTTGGGTGCTAGTCTGTAGCTGAAGGCagaataacaatatttttaaagtcaattatttttaatagaaaaaaatacatgtttatatttacatgtgtgtgggtatgtgtgtctgtgtgtgctccAACTCTAAAATCAAAGGTAAAATTTGTTTTCAGCACATCTGATCTTTTGGGTCattatgaattaaaaaagagaCTTCTTCCTTATGATGATGCATGATATACAAGCTATTCTTACCCAGTCAATTTCATTTGGGACACTCCTGGCATTAACAAGCAATGACCACAAAAGCTGGAACACCTTACTATATAACATATCTGACATAAAACCAAACAAACTGACAATGCTCTTACTTAGTTGATATGACAACAGCATCAAGTCTATCAGCTGTCCGTCTTGACAGCAGgtcataaataaaaaaaagctgaaacaaaaggaagaaaaatcagaaaattaacgAGGACAGGTGAATTGATGGATGTTGCCTTCTGCAGAAAGCCTATTACTGAACTTTGTTCCTAATTGAAATGttctaggaaaaaatatttctaagattCATCTTAGCTATAAAACATGTATTCTTCAAGTCAGTGATCCTTATACATGTGCATGGTAAATATTACCTTGTGATGTTTCTAAAATAATGTGCTGAATATTCTTAAAATGCCAAATATACATTAAGTTTTATGAGGgaaaaaaacctttttcataaAAAGGGAAGCTTATATTTTTGTATTAGAATATaggttttcatgtttttctttaacattAAAATAGGAAGCAGCAGGTAAATATTTGTTTTGGGGCATCTAAAAATTTGGTTCCTTTGTATTAGTAAATATATTCTCATTCTTCAAGGATAATTCAATGGAAAAGTTTGCAAAGCAGTGCTTTGGAGAGTGGAGAGTCATAGAAAACCAAGTGAGAAATGGCATAACTGGATTGTGTGCTAGAAGCATTAGTTCAATGTCAGCGAATGACTTTGCTGTTTGAATTTGTTGAAAATGATTTACAGTACTGCCCACATTTACTGCTCCAATGCACATTCCCAACCTACATCAATATCCATCAAtacctcttttcctcctcctgtgTTTTGCCAATCCTTTCCCCATGTGTAGAACCCAACTCCCTTCGGGTCAAAAACTCTCCATTCCATCCTCTATTCCCCAAACATTTCTCCAATGTACCTCTATTTACTTCCATCTTTATcttcaatgtataaacatgttcATAGATCtcccatatataaaataaaataactttattctttgttccttttccatCTAACAccttctttctcatttccttcaaaTCTAAGCTTATTAAACCAATGGAGTCACCACCTGCATGTCCTCATTTCTCATCCATTGTTTAAATAGTGGCTCATTTCATTTGGGTTTTCACTGCCACATTTCACCAAATCTGCAATTAATATGATTAATAATAAATTTCTAAGTTGACAAAACACTCCCCTAATTTTACTGATGGTTTGTTACAGCTTTTGGTATTGACTATTCCGTTTcagaaagagatttaaaataattcctttaaACTAACAAAGCTTCAAAGAAATGAATTTCAGACAGATGAAGTGTTTCATTATCTGTGATAATGTTTAACGTAGATGCCTTGATATGCTGGAGTCAACAAGTTTACAAAATGTATGGCATATGATAAACTAAATTTTTCAACAAGGGGCACACACCAGAACTCCCCAAACACCAGCCACCACTGTGAATATAAAATAAGCCCCCTCATAGGACTTCTGACTTTCACTTTGGCACATAAACACGGACAGGAATGTTGCTGAAAGTTGTCTCCATTATAGTGACATTTTCATCAGATGTGAGTGGGACTTCTTGAAAGCTCATAAAGAACCTAACAATGCTCATGAAATGGTCAATTCCAAATAGTTCTGCAAAACCAAATTATAAACATCAAACATCATAGTTGTTTATGGACATAGAAGTATGCAGAATCCTTCTACCCACGATACTTCTACATAACACTTCTACAACACTTCCCCCAATGGTC from Choloepus didactylus isolate mChoDid1 chromosome 1, mChoDid1.pri, whole genome shotgun sequence harbors:
- the LOC119539186 gene encoding arylacetamide deacetylase-like, with the protein product MCQSESQKSYEGAYFIFTVVAGVWGVLLFFIYDLLSRRTADRLDAVVISTNYRLAPKYHFPIQFKDVYNALRWFLCQDVLEKYGVDPERIDVSGDSAGGNLATAVTQQPHDAGHRILDEKSGGMDFWNCNNLEL